Proteins found in one Bordetella genomosp. 9 genomic segment:
- a CDS encoding LolA family protein, with protein MMRRALRWGRRLAAAVLLAAAAAPAWAFDLAALQTQLREAPVVRGQFVQQKFLRSLPQPLTSTGLFTLSATDGLLWELRAPLHQDLLLTPDAVFRRDDGGKWQALPQAVGAGRETRMFLTVLSGDTQSLQDNFDMALKGSAGDWQLVMTPKSALLKQIFTDIQISGGKLVQRIELRETQGDKTVMEMKNTRADTKLNDDERRDFNP; from the coding sequence ATGATGCGCCGCGCCCTACGTTGGGGCCGCCGCCTTGCCGCCGCCGTGCTGCTGGCCGCCGCCGCCGCGCCGGCCTGGGCCTTCGACCTGGCCGCCCTGCAAACCCAGCTGCGCGAAGCGCCAGTGGTGCGCGGCCAGTTCGTGCAGCAGAAATTCCTGCGCTCGCTGCCGCAGCCGCTGACCAGCACCGGCCTGTTCACCCTGTCGGCCACCGACGGCCTGCTGTGGGAACTGCGCGCGCCGCTGCACCAGGACCTGCTGCTGACGCCCGATGCCGTCTTCCGACGCGACGATGGCGGCAAATGGCAGGCCTTGCCGCAGGCCGTGGGCGCGGGCCGCGAAACGCGTATGTTCCTGACCGTGCTCAGTGGCGATACGCAATCGCTGCAGGACAACTTCGACATGGCGCTGAAGGGTTCGGCCGGCGACTGGCAGCTGGTCATGACCCCCAAGTCCGCGCTGCTCAAGCAGATTTTCACGGACATCCAGATTTCGGGCGGCAAGCTGGTCCAGCGCATCGAACTGCGCGAAACCCAGGGCGACAAGACCGTCATGGAAATGAAGAACACGCGAGCCGATACCAAGCTGAACGACGATGAGCGCCGTGATTTCAACCCCTGA
- a CDS encoding acyl-CoA thioesterase yields MRKRGVYAVETAVTVPFFDVDSMNVVWHGHYVKYLEQARCDLLDAIGYGYDAMFASGYAWPVIDLQLRYMNPAIFGQRLLVRAELVEWENRLKIHYLITDAEHGTRLTRASSVQVAVRMDNREMQLVSPAPLLDAVSKVLA; encoded by the coding sequence ATGCGTAAGCGCGGTGTCTACGCCGTGGAAACGGCCGTGACGGTCCCCTTCTTCGATGTGGATTCGATGAACGTGGTGTGGCATGGCCACTACGTGAAATACCTGGAGCAGGCGCGCTGCGACCTGCTGGACGCCATCGGCTACGGGTATGACGCCATGTTCGCCTCCGGCTATGCCTGGCCCGTCATCGATCTGCAATTGCGCTATATGAACCCCGCCATATTCGGCCAGCGCCTGCTCGTGCGCGCCGAACTGGTGGAGTGGGAGAACCGATTGAAAATTCATTACCTGATTACCGATGCCGAGCATGGCACGCGCCTGACGCGCGCCAGCTCCGTGCAGGTGGCGGTGCGCATGGACAACCGCGAAATGCAACTGGTGTCGCCCGCCCCCTTGCTGGACGCCGTAAGCAAGGTGCTGGCATGA
- a CDS encoding LpxL/LpxP family acyltransferase: MTSPPPARHWAAERERGAPVLMRLTAWAARAFGRRALRPVLAVIVFYFYCFSPSARRSIAEYHQRLRQAGAAQALPARRAVYGQFQAFAEAILDKLDVWQGRLTVRDVDIHDPHQLHAQMWADRGQILVGSHLGNLEVCRALVERSGQLTMNVLVHTRHAESFNQLLAQAGATRLRLIQVTELDPAIMLQLNERVERGEWLAIAGDRVPVRGGRVVDADFLGAPAAFPQGPWLLAALLKCPVNLLFCTKIDGRYRVTLERLADRIELPRGRRDEGVRQWAQRYADRLAAECRDAPQQWFNFYPFWSRHA; encoded by the coding sequence ATGACCAGTCCCCCGCCCGCCCGACATTGGGCCGCCGAACGCGAACGCGGCGCGCCTGTCCTGATGCGCCTGACGGCGTGGGCCGCGCGCGCCTTCGGCCGGCGCGCGCTGCGGCCGGTGCTGGCGGTGATCGTTTTCTACTTCTACTGCTTCAGTCCGTCCGCGCGTCGCAGCATCGCCGAATACCACCAGCGCCTGCGCCAGGCTGGCGCCGCCCAGGCGCTGCCGGCGCGCCGCGCCGTATACGGCCAGTTCCAGGCCTTCGCCGAGGCCATCCTGGACAAACTGGACGTCTGGCAGGGCCGCCTGACCGTGCGCGACGTCGACATCCACGATCCTCACCAGCTGCATGCGCAGATGTGGGCGGACCGCGGGCAGATCCTGGTGGGCTCGCATCTGGGCAACCTGGAAGTCTGCCGCGCGCTGGTGGAACGCAGCGGGCAACTGACCATGAACGTGCTGGTGCACACGCGCCATGCCGAGTCCTTCAACCAGCTGCTGGCCCAGGCCGGCGCCACGCGGTTGCGCCTGATCCAGGTCACCGAGCTCGATCCCGCCATCATGCTGCAGCTGAACGAACGCGTCGAACGCGGCGAATGGCTGGCCATCGCGGGCGACCGCGTGCCGGTGCGCGGCGGCCGCGTGGTCGACGCCGATTTCCTGGGCGCGCCGGCGGCTTTTCCGCAAGGGCCCTGGCTGCTGGCCGCGCTGTTGAAATGTCCCGTGAACCTCTTGTTCTGCACCAAGATCGATGGCCGCTACCGCGTCACGCTGGAACGGCTGGCCGATCGGATCGAGCTGCCGCGCGGGCGGCGCGACGAAGGCGTGCGCCAGTGGGCGCAGCGCTACGCCGACCGCCTGGCGGCGGAATGCCGCGACGCGCCGCAGCAGTGGTTCAATTTCTATCCATTCTGGAGCCGTCATGCGTAA
- a CDS encoding glycosyltransferase family 2 protein — translation MTPHSLCAVIPVYNHGDTVGAVVDRVLAHGIPCILVDDGSAPACAARLDALAAAGKATLVRRASNGGKGRAVQDGLRRAGTLGYTHALQIDADGQHALDDIPEMARASRAHPAALVGGAPAFGEDAPRSRLYGRWLTRVWVWINTLSTAIPDAMCGFRVYPLAPTLALLERRDPGQRMDFDIAVLVLLHWRGVPMVWRPTRVIYPAGGVSHFQGLRDNVRISAMHARLFFGMLPRAPGLLARKFRNQKFKNQKA, via the coding sequence ATGACGCCCCACAGCCTATGCGCCGTCATCCCGGTCTACAACCACGGCGACACCGTCGGCGCGGTGGTCGATCGCGTTCTGGCGCATGGCATCCCTTGCATCCTGGTGGACGACGGCTCCGCGCCGGCGTGCGCGGCGCGGCTGGACGCCCTGGCAGCCGCCGGCAAGGCGACGCTGGTGCGGCGCGCCAGCAACGGCGGCAAGGGCCGCGCCGTGCAGGACGGCCTGCGCCGCGCCGGCACCCTGGGCTACACGCACGCCTTGCAGATAGACGCCGACGGCCAGCATGCCCTGGACGATATTCCGGAAATGGCGCGGGCATCCCGGGCCCACCCCGCGGCCCTGGTGGGCGGCGCCCCGGCCTTCGGCGAAGACGCGCCGCGCAGCCGCCTGTACGGGCGCTGGCTGACCCGCGTATGGGTGTGGATCAATACGCTGTCGACCGCCATTCCCGACGCGATGTGCGGCTTTCGCGTCTACCCGCTGGCGCCCACGCTGGCCTTGCTGGAACGCCGCGACCCGGGACAGCGCATGGATTTCGACATCGCGGTGCTGGTGCTGCTGCACTGGCGCGGCGTGCCCATGGTCTGGCGCCCCACGCGCGTGATCTACCCGGCCGGCGGCGTGTCCCACTTCCAGGGACTGCGCGACAATGTGCGCATCAGCGCCATGCACGCCCGGCTTTTTTTTGGCATGCTGCCACGTGCGCCGGGCCTGCTGGCCCGCAAGTTCAGGAATCAGAAGTTCAAGAATCAAAAGGCATGA
- a CDS encoding AMP-binding protein has protein sequence MDPAVLLTGARPGVNYACEPLLDHDAFVRQVLAAAAGLRARGVLHAGLWFEDAASLAIALYACWRAGAVAILAGDARPASCDAIDPRVDLWLTDLATLPVAESRRQSLAGVAGTATPLSACTLDPRDGGVVLCTSGSSGQPKQIHKRWSQLIAEITAFEHSWGWSARPACVLGSVSAQHMYGLPFRVLWPLAAGRLIGRAQLVYPEALQQASLAHASFAWIASPALLKRLGTQLDWPALARGITQIFSAGGPLPEDVSDMLAAQLGCRPIEIYGSSETGAVACRRGGEAWHALPGVTTGVADGALWVESPWLDTAGRTTTADAATPAGDGFVLEGRLDRIVKIEEKRLALPELEARLMEHPHVREARLGVAGAPRLTALVALAPSGIHMLRNQGRKALVETLRAHMAAAVPALGVPRHWRLMRDLPWNDQGKLPQDVFAAAAIRPRAPDAQLLAASDDVEGVRELRLSMEVPLDLVHFNDHFADMPVVPGVAQIEWAMDLARRHVRPDLGFHGMEVLKFQRLARPGDPLELTLAWHPSRSKLYFEFRSSGQPCSSGRILAVARDATEATGAAGATGAPS, from the coding sequence ATGGATCCTGCCGTGCTGTTGACGGGCGCGCGCCCGGGCGTGAACTACGCTTGCGAGCCCCTGCTGGACCACGATGCCTTCGTGCGCCAGGTACTGGCCGCCGCCGCCGGCCTGCGTGCCCGTGGCGTGCTGCATGCGGGCCTGTGGTTCGAAGACGCCGCGTCGCTGGCGATCGCCCTGTACGCCTGCTGGCGCGCCGGCGCGGTCGCCATTCTGGCGGGCGACGCCCGGCCGGCCTCCTGCGACGCGATCGACCCGCGCGTGGACCTGTGGCTGACCGATTTGGCGACGCTGCCGGTGGCGGAAAGCCGGCGCCAGTCGCTGGCCGGCGTGGCCGGCACGGCCACGCCCTTGAGCGCCTGCACGCTGGATCCGCGGGACGGCGGCGTCGTGCTGTGCACGTCCGGCTCGAGCGGACAGCCCAAGCAGATCCACAAGCGCTGGTCGCAGCTGATCGCCGAAATCACCGCATTCGAGCATTCGTGGGGCTGGTCGGCGCGGCCCGCCTGCGTACTGGGCAGCGTCAGCGCCCAACATATGTACGGCCTGCCTTTCCGCGTGCTGTGGCCCCTGGCCGCGGGACGCCTGATCGGCCGGGCCCAGTTGGTGTATCCCGAAGCCTTGCAGCAGGCCAGCCTGGCGCACGCGTCCTTCGCGTGGATCGCCAGCCCCGCGCTGCTCAAGCGCCTGGGCACGCAACTGGACTGGCCGGCGCTGGCGCGCGGGATCACGCAGATATTCTCGGCGGGCGGACCGCTGCCCGAAGACGTGTCCGACATGCTGGCGGCCCAACTGGGCTGCCGTCCCATCGAAATCTATGGCAGCTCCGAAACCGGCGCGGTGGCCTGCCGCCGCGGCGGCGAAGCCTGGCATGCGCTGCCCGGCGTCACGACGGGCGTGGCCGACGGCGCCTTGTGGGTCGAATCGCCCTGGCTGGACACGGCCGGCCGCACCACGACGGCCGACGCGGCGACGCCGGCCGGTGACGGCTTCGTCCTGGAAGGCCGCCTGGATCGCATCGTCAAGATCGAGGAAAAGCGCCTCGCGCTGCCGGAGCTGGAAGCGCGCCTGATGGAACACCCCCACGTGCGCGAGGCGCGGCTGGGCGTCGCCGGCGCGCCGCGCCTGACGGCGCTCGTGGCGCTGGCGCCATCCGGCATCCACATGCTGCGCAACCAGGGCCGCAAGGCGCTGGTCGAGACATTGCGCGCCCACATGGCGGCCGCCGTCCCGGCGCTGGGCGTGCCCCGCCACTGGCGCTTGATGCGCGACCTGCCCTGGAACGACCAGGGCAAGCTGCCGCAGGATGTCTTCGCCGCGGCCGCGATCCGTCCGCGCGCGCCCGACGCCCAGCTGCTGGCTGCATCGGACGACGTGGAGGGAGTGCGCGAGCTAAGGCTGAGCATGGAAGTGCCGCTGGACCTGGTGCACTTCAACGACCATTTCGCCGATATGCCGGTCGTGCCCGGCGTGGCGCAGATCGAATGGGCCATGGACCTGGCGCGCCGCCATGTGCGGCCGGACCTGGGCTTCCACGGCATGGAGGTGCTGAAATTCCAGCGCCTGGCGCGCCCGGGCGATCCGCTGGAATTGACGCTGGCCTGGCATCCGTCGCGGTCCAAGCTGTATTTCGAATTCCGGTCGTCCGGCCAGCCCTGCTCGTCGGGCCGCATCCTGGCCGTCGCGAGGGACGCGACAGAGGCGACAGGCGCGGCAGGCGCGACAGGAGCGCCGTCATGA
- a CDS encoding acyl carrier protein yields the protein MQTREDIFSVLREALVELFEIPAERVVPQAHLYTDLEIDSIDAIDLLDHIKRVTGYKLAAENFRTVRTVQDVVDAVWEQQQQLRQQRESAA from the coding sequence ATGCAAACCCGGGAAGACATCTTCAGCGTCCTGCGCGAAGCCCTGGTGGAATTATTCGAAATTCCGGCGGAACGCGTCGTGCCGCAGGCGCACCTGTACACCGATCTGGAAATCGACAGCATCGACGCCATCGACCTGCTCGATCACATCAAGCGCGTCACCGGCTACAAGCTGGCCGCGGAAAATTTCCGCACCGTGCGTACCGTGCAGGACGTGGTCGACGCCGTGTGGGAACAACAGCAGCAACTGCGGCAGCAGCGGGAATCGGCTGCATGA
- a CDS encoding phosphopantetheine-binding protein, which produces MEQLESEIKRLIIESLGLEDIAPEDIDNDAELFGDGLGLDSVDALELGLALQKRYGIAIDPETRNMRDHFATVANLSKFVSAQRAPEQRS; this is translated from the coding sequence ATGGAACAGCTGGAAAGTGAGATCAAGCGACTGATCATCGAGTCGCTGGGATTGGAAGATATCGCGCCCGAGGATATCGACAACGATGCCGAACTGTTCGGGGATGGACTGGGGCTGGATTCCGTCGATGCCCTGGAACTCGGCCTGGCGCTGCAAAAGCGCTATGGCATTGCCATCGATCCGGAAACGCGTAATATGCGCGACCATTTCGCCACCGTGGCCAATCTGAGCAAATTCGTATCCGCCCAGCGGGCGCCTGAGCAACGGAGCTAG
- a CDS encoding lysophospholipid acyltransferase family protein, with amino-acid sequence MNTLPATAARQDAWLLRLIATAVAFGLFGLGGLFLRLVVFPAQRLLIVNPARRHRRSRAVINWTFHRFVRLLVRMGVLTYEFRGVERLGRPHQMIVANHPSLLDVVFLIAHVRNANCVVKHSLVKNPFTAGPILNAGYITNDESMDMLDRAAKVLRDGETLIVFPEGTRTPVDAPPRFHRGACAIAVRGAGVITPVVITMNTRSLTKGEPWYRIPHRRMHYVLEVGADIDPRQWTERHPAPIAGRRMNEYLHQYFEMELGLDGTAGK; translated from the coding sequence ATGAATACCCTGCCGGCCACCGCCGCGCGCCAGGACGCCTGGCTGCTGCGCCTGATCGCCACCGCGGTGGCCTTCGGCCTGTTCGGCCTGGGCGGCCTGTTCCTGCGCCTGGTGGTGTTTCCCGCGCAGCGCCTGCTGATCGTCAATCCGGCGCGGCGGCACCGGCGCTCGCGCGCCGTCATCAATTGGACCTTCCACCGGTTCGTACGGCTGCTGGTCCGCATGGGCGTGCTGACCTACGAATTCCGCGGCGTGGAGCGCCTGGGACGCCCCCACCAGATGATCGTGGCCAATCACCCGTCGCTGCTGGACGTGGTGTTTCTCATCGCGCACGTGCGCAACGCGAATTGCGTCGTCAAGCACAGCCTGGTCAAGAACCCCTTCACCGCCGGGCCCATCCTGAACGCGGGCTACATCACCAACGACGAAAGCATGGACATGCTGGATCGCGCGGCCAAGGTCTTGCGCGACGGCGAAACCCTGATCGTCTTTCCCGAAGGCACGCGCACGCCCGTGGACGCGCCGCCGCGCTTCCATCGCGGCGCCTGCGCCATCGCCGTGCGCGGGGCCGGCGTCATCACGCCGGTCGTCATCACCATGAATACGCGCAGCCTGACCAAGGGCGAGCCGTGGTACCGCATTCCCCATCGTCGCATGCACTATGTCCTGGAGGTCGGCGCGGACATCGATCCCCGGCAATGGACGGAGCGCCATCCCGCTCCCATCGCCGGACGACGCATGAACGAATATCTGCATCAATATTTCGAAATGGAGCTAGGCCTGGATGGAACAGCTGGAAAGTGA
- a CDS encoding beta-ketoacyl synthase chain length factor gives MFNFAISAWQAWAPGIEDFPAWETWARTPYRPDISAAPPNLGFLPPLQRRRLSPLARMAVACAWPLADGRPAMPVVYASHHGETTRSFELLQSLARDEALSPTSFSLSVHNATAGMWSILRKETVESVALSASGDGLESAMAEACLLLDAGHRDALVILAEEAPPAAYRPWIDDVPFSYALALRVSLGDEFQLDLGPPRDSATAAPATTEWPHPLNLLRHLLLGTAAWLHPGRAADWRWRRAS, from the coding sequence ATGTTCAACTTCGCAATTTCCGCATGGCAAGCCTGGGCGCCGGGCATCGAGGATTTCCCCGCATGGGAAACGTGGGCGCGCACGCCGTATCGCCCTGACATCAGCGCCGCTCCCCCCAACCTGGGTTTCCTGCCGCCCCTGCAACGCCGCCGGCTGAGTCCGCTGGCGCGGATGGCCGTCGCCTGCGCCTGGCCGCTGGCGGACGGGCGTCCCGCCATGCCGGTGGTCTATGCCTCGCACCACGGCGAAACCACCCGCAGCTTCGAACTGCTGCAATCCCTGGCGCGCGACGAAGCCCTGTCGCCGACGTCCTTCAGCCTGTCCGTGCACAACGCCACGGCCGGGATGTGGTCCATCCTGCGCAAGGAAACCGTCGAATCGGTCGCCCTGTCCGCCAGCGGCGACGGCTTGGAGAGCGCCATGGCGGAAGCCTGCCTGCTGCTGGACGCCGGCCACCGCGACGCCTTGGTGATCCTGGCGGAAGAAGCTCCGCCCGCCGCCTACCGCCCATGGATAGACGACGTGCCGTTCTCCTATGCGCTGGCGCTGCGCGTCAGCCTGGGCGATGAATTCCAGCTGGACCTGGGCCCGCCGCGCGACAGCGCCACCGCCGCCCCCGCCACGACGGAGTGGCCCCACCCGTTGAACCTGCTGCGGCACCTGCTGCTGGGCACGGCCGCATGGCTGCACCCGGGCCGCGCCGCCGACTGGCGATGGCGGCGCGCATCATGA
- a CDS encoding 4'-phosphopantetheinyl transferase family protein — MNAPLTLWWAGPGLAAQYRADLLQSADRQRAQMTRSARAERDWRVSRALLQQVSAGSAGASDSDKAAPVSRSLSHSGGHAVVATAPAGWQVGVDLEALRPRDTARLAPWCCSVEEAGALAGSAADADRLRAFYLLWTLKESFIKAAGLAFPADMRGVGLTGAGLPWNGWRLRAPGAGWRAWSAIVDDAWMVSVAWRAPDTAEASEASDASAAQAPPDAGAGPVPLWRIAQGIASPRITIAGRWS; from the coding sequence TTGAACGCGCCCCTGACGCTGTGGTGGGCGGGCCCGGGGCTGGCGGCCCAGTATCGCGCGGATCTGTTGCAAAGCGCCGACAGGCAACGCGCGCAAATGACACGATCCGCGCGTGCCGAGCGGGATTGGCGAGTGAGCCGCGCCTTGTTGCAGCAGGTTTCGGCCGGTAGCGCCGGTGCATCCGATTCCGACAAGGCCGCGCCGGTTTCCCGGTCGCTCAGTCATTCGGGGGGGCATGCGGTCGTGGCCACCGCGCCGGCGGGCTGGCAGGTCGGCGTCGACTTGGAGGCCTTGCGTCCACGGGATACGGCGCGGCTGGCGCCCTGGTGCTGCTCGGTGGAAGAAGCAGGCGCGCTGGCGGGAAGCGCCGCCGACGCCGACCGCCTGCGTGCGTTCTACCTTTTGTGGACGCTCAAGGAGTCCTTCATCAAGGCCGCGGGATTGGCGTTCCCGGCCGATATGCGCGGGGTGGGATTGACGGGCGCGGGCCTGCCCTGGAACGGATGGCGGTTGCGGGCGCCCGGCGCCGGCTGGCGCGCGTGGTCGGCGATCGTCGACGACGCATGGATGGTGTCCGTGGCGTGGCGCGCGCCCGACACGGCCGAGGCGTCCGAAGCATCCGATGCGTCCGCTGCGCAGGCGCCGCCGGATGCCGGGGCCGGCCCGGTGCCGCTTTGGCGTATCGCCCAGGGCATCGCGTCGCCACGGATCACTATCGCCGGCCGCTGGTCCTGA
- a CDS encoding LysR family transcriptional regulator produces the protein MRLRHIELFEAIRATGSLSRAAQALHISQPAASKMLAHAEAQIGFRLFERVKGRLRATREADILAPDIARLSRDLESVRKLAANLRHHPRGHLRIGCAPSLGLGVVPRAAGISRSRQPDITFSLQTHHTDELIAGLLAREIDMAITYEPPSHPGIARIDLDRSEMVYVSREPGGQPVPLAAVRSDRLIAMSPHDPLGNLLQAALAEHGVSMNTALQVQTHYMACAMVETGCGDAIVDAYSAHGISRPGLSIRRLEPPVHFHIGALVHADDPMSALHHGFVECLRLACAEVALALTP, from the coding sequence ATGCGCCTGCGCCACATCGAACTTTTCGAAGCCATCCGGGCGACCGGCTCGCTCAGCCGCGCCGCCCAGGCCCTGCATATTTCGCAGCCGGCGGCCAGCAAGATGCTGGCGCACGCCGAAGCCCAGATCGGATTCCGGCTCTTCGAAAGGGTGAAGGGCCGCCTGCGCGCCACGCGCGAGGCCGACATCCTGGCCCCGGATATCGCGCGCCTGTCGCGCGACCTGGAAAGCGTGCGCAAGCTGGCGGCGAACCTGCGCCACCACCCCCGCGGCCATTTGCGCATCGGCTGCGCGCCCAGCCTAGGGCTGGGCGTCGTGCCGCGCGCGGCGGGCATCAGCCGCAGCCGCCAGCCGGACATCACCTTCAGCCTGCAGACCCATCACACGGATGAGCTGATCGCCGGGCTGCTGGCGCGCGAGATCGATATGGCGATCACGTATGAGCCGCCCTCCCACCCCGGCATCGCCCGCATCGACCTGGACCGTTCCGAGATGGTGTACGTGAGCCGCGAACCGGGCGGGCAGCCGGTGCCGCTGGCGGCGGTGCGGTCCGACAGGCTGATCGCCATGAGTCCGCACGATCCGCTGGGCAATCTGCTGCAGGCCGCGCTGGCCGAACACGGGGTCAGCATGAACACCGCCCTGCAGGTGCAGACCCACTATATGGCCTGCGCCATGGTGGAAACGGGCTGCGGCGATGCCATCGTCGATGCCTACAGCGCGCACGGCATCTCGCGGCCCGGGCTATCGATCCGCCGGCTGGAACCGCCGGTGCATTTCCATATCGGCGCGCTGGTGCATGCGGACGACCCGATGTCGGCCTTGCATCATGGCTTCGTGGAATGCCTGCGCCTGGCATGCGCCGAAGTCGCCCTGGCCTTGACGCCTTGA
- a CDS encoding D-amino acid dehydrogenase, whose protein sequence is MRVCVIGAGVVGVASAYFLARQGYEVTLVDGRAQPGDETSHANGGQLSYSYVAPLAGPGVLPNVPAWLLRPDSPLRFRPRLDPHQWRWCMQFALACRASVSRRVTAEMLTLSYLSRDVLHALLEQEPLSFSHLRNGKLIVYRSKALLEKARALVAYQASHGADQQVLTAAQTLAMEPALAGMRADLAGAVYTPGEEVGDCLRFTEALFERLGRQPKTRILMSTRVSALRREGARIVAANTPAGDIEADAYVVASGMGSRALLQPLGQDVPIYGLKGYSLSVPMKDHEDAGPAISVTDYERRIVYARIGSVLRMAAMVDIGGDAAIDEQRIALLKRQVADTFPSLPLAAAQPWAGLRPATPSGKPMIGPSRAASNLWMNLGQGALGFTLACGSAALLTAQMAGIPAPIEPRPFLPA, encoded by the coding sequence ATGCGCGTGTGCGTAATCGGCGCGGGCGTGGTGGGCGTGGCGTCGGCGTATTTCCTTGCGCGCCAGGGATACGAAGTCACGCTGGTGGACGGCAGGGCCCAGCCTGGCGATGAAACCAGCCATGCCAACGGCGGCCAGCTCAGCTATAGCTACGTCGCGCCGCTGGCCGGCCCGGGCGTATTGCCCAACGTGCCCGCCTGGCTGCTGCGCCCGGATTCGCCGCTGCGGTTCCGGCCGCGGCTGGATCCGCACCAGTGGCGCTGGTGCATGCAATTCGCGCTGGCCTGCCGCGCGTCGGTCTCGCGCAGGGTAACGGCGGAAATGCTGACGCTGTCCTACCTGAGCCGCGATGTCCTGCATGCGCTGCTGGAGCAGGAGCCCCTGTCCTTCAGCCACCTGCGCAACGGCAAGCTGATCGTCTATCGCAGCAAGGCGCTGCTGGAAAAGGCGCGCGCGCTGGTGGCGTATCAAGCCAGCCATGGCGCCGATCAGCAGGTGCTGACCGCCGCGCAGACGCTGGCCATGGAACCCGCCCTGGCCGGCATGCGGGCCGACCTGGCCGGCGCGGTCTATACCCCAGGTGAAGAGGTCGGCGATTGCCTGCGCTTTACCGAAGCGCTTTTCGAACGCCTGGGGCGCCAGCCCAAGACGCGCATCCTGATGAGCACGCGCGTGTCCGCGCTGCGCCGGGAAGGCGCACGCATCGTCGCGGCGAACACGCCGGCCGGCGATATCGAAGCCGATGCCTATGTGGTGGCTTCCGGCATGGGCAGCCGCGCGCTGCTGCAACCGCTGGGGCAGGATGTGCCCATCTATGGGTTGAAGGGCTACAGCCTCAGCGTCCCGATGAAGGATCACGAAGACGCCGGTCCCGCGATCAGCGTGACGGATTACGAGCGTCGCATCGTGTATGCGCGCATCGGATCGGTGCTGCGCATGGCCGCGATGGTGGACATCGGCGGCGACGCCGCCATCGATGAGCAGCGGATCGCGCTGCTCAAGCGCCAGGTGGCGGATACGTTTCCGTCCCTGCCGCTCGCGGCCGCCCAACCTTGGGCGGGCTTGCGTCCCGCCACGCCGTCCGGGAAGCCGATGATCGGTCCCAGCCGCGCGGCGTCCAATCTCTGGATGAACCTGGGGCAGGGGGCGCTGGGCTTTACCCTGGCCTGCGGCAGCGCGGCGCTGCTGACCGCGCAGATGGCCGGGATTCCCGCGCCCATCGAGCCGCGGCCGTTCCTGCCGGCCTGA